In Amycolatopsis methanolica 239, a single genomic region encodes these proteins:
- a CDS encoding L-fucose/L-arabinose isomerase family protein — MARIGVISISDGRDHVHARNARFIQSKQDELVRSLTTAGHEVVAGPDLVATNTLATSVARAVAAAGVDVTIFYYAVWSFPHFTMLAADATPSPLILVASTDPTEPGLVGMLAAGGALDQIGRAHTRMWGAPDDADLAGRVGAHARAAAAVASLRGSTFGRFGGRPMGMNTAVANTDQWIRQFGVDVEEIDQYELVLRAEKADVGEAAKARRWIEEHAAGVHYDGRKLTPELLERQIRSYLAIRDIIDERKLDFSGIKGQPELTEHFATMDVTEAFLNDPYDWNGPKPVHVTATEADMDGALTMQLMHKISGDPVLFADVRHYHAERDIWDLCNSGQHATWYAARSDNPAENLAKVHFYPEVFFFPAGGASVQHIAAPGQMTLGRLTRQAGEYRLQLMLGEFENYDDETNESLMRQSTPEWPHAWARLDAHAETFLSQFGANHIHAIPGDRRAELRAAAGLLGVDVHEWSRD, encoded by the coding sequence GTGGCCCGCATCGGCGTGATCAGCATTTCCGACGGGCGTGACCATGTGCACGCGCGCAACGCCCGGTTCATCCAGTCCAAACAGGACGAGCTCGTGCGCTCGCTGACCACGGCCGGGCACGAGGTGGTCGCGGGGCCGGACCTGGTCGCGACCAACACGCTGGCCACGTCGGTGGCGCGCGCGGTCGCCGCCGCGGGGGTGGACGTCACGATCTTCTACTACGCGGTGTGGAGCTTCCCGCACTTCACGATGCTCGCCGCGGACGCCACGCCCAGCCCGCTGATCCTGGTCGCCAGCACCGACCCGACCGAGCCGGGGCTGGTCGGCATGCTCGCCGCCGGCGGCGCGCTGGACCAGATCGGCCGCGCCCACACCCGGATGTGGGGCGCGCCGGACGACGCGGACCTGGCCGGCCGCGTCGGCGCGCACGCGCGGGCCGCCGCCGCGGTCGCGTCGCTGCGCGGGTCCACCTTCGGCCGCTTCGGCGGCCGCCCGATGGGCATGAACACCGCGGTCGCTAACACCGACCAGTGGATTCGCCAGTTCGGCGTCGACGTCGAGGAGATCGACCAGTACGAGCTGGTGCTGCGCGCGGAGAAGGCCGACGTCGGCGAAGCGGCGAAGGCGCGCCGGTGGATCGAGGAGCACGCGGCCGGGGTCCACTACGATGGCCGGAAGCTCACGCCGGAGCTGCTGGAGCGCCAGATCCGGTCGTACCTGGCGATCCGCGACATCATCGACGAGCGCAAGCTCGACTTCTCCGGCATCAAGGGCCAGCCCGAGCTGACCGAGCACTTCGCCACGATGGACGTCACCGAGGCGTTCCTCAACGACCCCTACGACTGGAACGGCCCCAAGCCGGTGCACGTCACCGCCACCGAGGCGGACATGGACGGCGCGCTGACCATGCAGCTCATGCACAAGATCTCCGGCGACCCGGTGCTGTTCGCCGACGTGCGCCACTACCACGCCGAGCGCGACATCTGGGACCTGTGCAACTCCGGCCAGCACGCCACCTGGTACGCCGCGCGCAGCGACAACCCGGCGGAGAACCTGGCCAAGGTCCACTTCTACCCGGAGGTGTTCTTCTTCCCCGCGGGCGGCGCGTCCGTCCAGCATATCGCCGCGCCCGGGCAGATGACGCTGGGACGGCTCACCCGGCAGGCCGGGGAGTACCGTCTGCAGCTGATGCTGGGCGAGTTCGAGAACTACGACGACGAAACCAACGAGTCCCTGATGCGCCAGTCCACGCCGGAGTGGCCGCACGCGTGGGCGCGCCTGGACGCGCACGCCGAGACGTTCCTGTCGCAGTTCGGGGCCAACCACATCCACGCCATCCCGGGCGACCGCCGCGCCGAGCTGCGTGCCGCGGCCGGCCTGCTCGGCGTCGACGTGCACGAGTGGTCCCGTGACTGA
- a CDS encoding FGGY-family carbohydrate kinase, with protein sequence MTDLLLGIDIGTSSSKGVLVTRDGEIVARASRAHETSYPHPGWVEHDAETVWWQDFLALTRELVAAAGDRELAALAVSGIGPVLLPADSDGTPLRPAILYGVDTRASREIEELTAEFGAESIVERAGTALSSQAVGPKWRWLARREPEVFRRTQLFLMCSSYLVHRLTGEYVLDHHSASQCDPMYDLRAGDWAADWAALCAPGVEMPRLVWPTEVAGVVSAAAAAETGLPQGLPVTAGTVDAWAEAVSVGVAEPGDTMVMYGTTMFLIQVVADPRPHTGLWTTCGAFPGTYSLAAGMATSGAITDWLRRLVGGDFATLVDQAAKVPPGSRGLLMLPYFAGERTPLFDPDARGVLAGLTTSHGIGEIYRAALEGIAYGVRHNLEAMRDSGGAAGRLVAVGGGTQGGLWTQIVSDVTGADQQVPAETIGAALGDALLAAVAIGAEPDITRWNPVASTVRPDPAAVDTYDRFYARYRELYPSTKDITHFLAERQRESGH encoded by the coding sequence GTGACTGATCTGCTGCTCGGCATCGACATCGGGACGTCCAGCTCGAAGGGCGTCCTGGTGACCCGGGACGGCGAGATCGTCGCCCGCGCCTCGCGGGCGCACGAGACGTCGTACCCGCACCCCGGCTGGGTCGAGCACGACGCGGAAACCGTGTGGTGGCAGGACTTCCTCGCGCTGACCCGGGAACTGGTCGCGGCGGCGGGCGACCGCGAACTGGCCGCGCTGGCGGTGAGCGGCATCGGGCCGGTGCTGCTGCCCGCCGACTCCGACGGCACGCCGCTGCGGCCCGCCATCCTGTACGGCGTGGACACCCGGGCGTCCCGGGAGATCGAGGAGCTGACCGCCGAATTCGGCGCGGAGTCTATTGTGGAGCGGGCCGGGACGGCGTTGTCGTCGCAGGCGGTCGGCCCGAAGTGGCGCTGGCTCGCCCGGCGCGAGCCGGAGGTGTTCCGGCGCACCCAGCTGTTCCTGATGTGCAGTTCCTACCTCGTGCACCGGCTGACCGGCGAGTACGTTCTGGACCACCACTCGGCCAGCCAGTGCGACCCGATGTACGACCTGCGCGCCGGGGACTGGGCCGCGGACTGGGCGGCGCTGTGCGCGCCCGGGGTCGAGATGCCGCGGCTGGTGTGGCCGACCGAGGTGGCCGGCGTGGTGAGCGCGGCCGCGGCGGCGGAAACCGGTCTGCCGCAAGGCCTCCCGGTCACCGCCGGCACCGTCGACGCGTGGGCGGAGGCCGTGAGCGTCGGCGTGGCCGAGCCGGGCGACACGATGGTCATGTACGGCACCACGATGTTCCTCATCCAGGTAGTTGCCGACCCGCGCCCGCACACCGGCCTGTGGACGACGTGCGGCGCCTTCCCCGGCACGTACTCGCTCGCGGCCGGGATGGCGACCTCCGGCGCGATCACCGACTGGCTGCGCCGCCTCGTCGGCGGCGACTTCGCCACGCTCGTCGACCAGGCCGCGAAGGTGCCGCCGGGCAGCCGGGGCCTGCTGATGCTGCCCTACTTCGCGGGCGAGCGCACGCCGCTGTTCGACCCGGACGCCCGCGGCGTGCTGGCGGGGCTGACCACCTCGCACGGCATCGGCGAGATCTACCGCGCCGCGCTCGAGGGCATCGCCTACGGGGTGCGGCACAACCTGGAGGCCATGCGCGACTCCGGCGGCGCGGCGGGCCGGCTGGTCGCGGTCGGCGGCGGCACGCAGGGCGGGCTGTGGACGCAGATCGTCAGCGACGTGACGGGCGCCGACCAGCAGGTGCCCGCGGAGACGATCGGCGCCGCGCTCGGCGACGCGCTGCTGGCGGCCGTCGCGATCGGCGCGGAGCCGGACATCACGCGCTGGAACCCGGTGGCGAGCACGGTTCGCCCGGATCCTGCCGCGGTGGACACCTATGACCGGTTCTACGCGCGGTACCGCGAACTCTACCCCTCCACAAAGGACATAACGCACTTTCTGGCCGAGCGTCAGCGGGAGAGCGGGCACTAG
- a CDS encoding MgtC/SapB family protein — MFSEPSGQGWQQVGELVLALVLCSLIGLERELKQKSAGLRTHTLVGVGAALFLLVSKYGFTDVLEPGRVVLDPSRVAAQIVSGIGFIGGGLIFVRRDVVRGLTTAAVVWMSVAVGCACAAGLPLLAVVVTAAHFVVVYGYPPLVRLLTRRSPATTTVRLAYRDGEGALRRILELATRSGYSVQQALTDRRDSGGVIDLSMRLLGPRGGDDLLAKLAEQPGILAVETGAIDDTSE, encoded by the coding sequence GTGTTTTCCGAACCCTCGGGCCAGGGCTGGCAGCAGGTCGGCGAACTCGTGCTCGCGCTGGTGCTGTGCTCACTGATCGGCCTGGAACGCGAACTGAAGCAGAAGAGCGCAGGCCTGCGCACGCACACGCTGGTCGGGGTGGGCGCGGCGCTGTTCCTCCTGGTGAGCAAGTACGGCTTCACCGACGTGCTCGAGCCGGGGCGGGTCGTGCTGGATCCGTCGCGGGTGGCGGCGCAGATCGTGTCCGGGATCGGGTTCATCGGCGGCGGGCTGATCTTCGTGCGGCGCGACGTGGTGCGCGGCCTGACCACCGCGGCGGTGGTGTGGATGAGCGTGGCGGTGGGCTGCGCGTGCGCGGCCGGGCTGCCGCTCCTGGCGGTGGTCGTCACCGCGGCGCACTTCGTCGTGGTCTACGGCTACCCGCCGCTGGTGCGGCTGCTGACTCGCCGGAGCCCCGCGACGACGACGGTCCGGCTGGCCTACCGGGACGGCGAGGGGGCGCTGCGGCGGATTCTCGAACTGGCGACCCGTTCCGGCTACTCGGTCCAGCAGGCCCTGACCGACCGCCGCGACTCCGGTGGCGTGATCGACCTGAGCATGCGGCTGCTCGGGCCGCGCGGCGGTGACGACCTGCTCGCCAAGCTGGCCGAGCAGCCCGGGATCCTGGCGGTGGAGACCGGCGCGATCGACGATACGAGTGAGTAG
- a CDS encoding MmpS family transport accessory protein has translation MGVVPTVGPGPGPRRPLASSTAVFAALGVVLTVGLTSLLVGGHRSADPSVGSLSGASAPVVAPVAPVPQVSYAVTYELRGGAGALNVTYVAKGADIAQVLETDTPWSVSIERTGPQGSEQYFSLTAQNAGGGTLTCRIIVDGVVVSERSVSAPQGMVRCSKSLP, from the coding sequence ATGGGTGTTGTTCCCACCGTGGGTCCCGGGCCGGGACCGCGGCGGCCGCTGGCCAGTTCGACGGCGGTGTTCGCCGCCCTCGGGGTGGTCCTGACGGTCGGCCTCACCTCGCTGCTCGTCGGCGGGCACCGGTCCGCCGACCCGTCGGTGGGGTCGCTCAGCGGGGCCAGCGCGCCGGTCGTGGCGCCGGTCGCGCCCGTGCCGCAGGTCTCCTACGCCGTCACGTACGAGCTGAGGGGCGGCGCCGGTGCGCTGAACGTGACGTACGTGGCGAAGGGCGCCGACATCGCCCAGGTGCTCGAAACGGACACCCCGTGGTCGGTGTCGATCGAGCGCACCGGGCCGCAGGGCTCGGAGCAGTACTTCAGCCTGACGGCGCAGAACGCCGGCGGCGGCACCCTGACGTGCCGCATCATCGTCGACGGGGTCGTGGTGAGCGAGCGGTCCGTGTCGGCGCCGCAGGGCATGGTGCGTTGCTCGAAGTCGCTGCCCTGA
- a CDS encoding ABC transporter permease, producing MNGATLQTGPVLAVVLTALVAVGALAVWLGRLGPGWAVATAAGRAVVQLGAVSLLITAVLRSGWLTGLFVLLMFTVAAVTSARRVGLPLRRVPWIAVALACGVLPVLALVLGSGVVPLEPIAVVPIAGIVIGGAMSATSQAARRALDELATRHGEYEAALALGFLPRAAALEICRPSAGQALIPALDQTRTVGLVTLPGAYVGVLLGGASPVQAGVTQVLVLIGLLAAEAIAVLVVVQLVAAGLVDRG from the coding sequence GTGAACGGTGCGACGCTGCAGACCGGGCCGGTGCTGGCCGTCGTCCTCACCGCGCTCGTCGCGGTGGGCGCCCTCGCGGTGTGGCTCGGCCGGCTCGGGCCCGGGTGGGCGGTCGCCACGGCGGCCGGCCGCGCGGTAGTCCAGCTGGGCGCGGTGTCGCTGCTGATCACCGCCGTGCTCCGGTCCGGCTGGCTGACCGGGCTGTTCGTGCTGCTCATGTTCACCGTCGCCGCGGTCACCTCGGCCCGCCGCGTCGGGCTCCCGCTGCGCCGCGTGCCGTGGATCGCCGTCGCGCTGGCGTGCGGTGTCCTCCCGGTGCTCGCGCTGGTGCTCGGGTCGGGTGTGGTGCCGCTGGAGCCGATCGCGGTGGTGCCGATCGCCGGGATCGTCATCGGCGGCGCCATGAGCGCGACGTCCCAGGCCGCCCGCCGCGCCCTCGACGAGCTGGCCACGCGGCACGGCGAGTACGAAGCCGCCCTCGCGCTCGGTTTCCTGCCGCGGGCGGCCGCGCTGGAGATCTGCCGTCCCAGCGCCGGGCAGGCGCTGATCCCCGCGCTCGACCAGACCCGCACGGTCGGCCTGGTGACCCTGCCCGGCGCCTACGTCGGCGTGCTGCTCGGCGGGGCCAGCCCGGTGCAGGCCGGGGTCACGCAGGTGCTGGTCCTGATCGGGCTGCTGGCGGCCGAGGCGATCGCCGTGCTCGTGGTGGTCCAGCTCGTGGCGGCGGGACTCGTCGATCGCGGTTAG
- a CDS encoding mycothiol transferase produces MTVADLVIDGFGRIQEVVHEAVGGLTEDQLAERLDADANSIAWLVWHLTRVQDDHIADLAGTPQVWTERGWHERFGLPFRPGATGYGHRSKDVAAVRAEAKLLTGYHGAVHDSTVAWLGSLREDRLDDVVDEAWDPPVTLGVRLVSILSDDLQHAGQAAFIRGVLERR; encoded by the coding sequence ATGACTGTTGCGGACTTGGTGATCGACGGGTTCGGCCGCATCCAGGAGGTCGTGCACGAGGCCGTCGGCGGGCTGACCGAGGACCAGCTGGCCGAGCGCCTCGACGCGGACGCCAACTCGATCGCGTGGCTGGTCTGGCACCTCACGCGCGTGCAGGACGACCACATCGCGGACCTGGCCGGCACGCCGCAGGTGTGGACCGAGCGGGGGTGGCACGAGCGGTTCGGGCTGCCGTTCCGTCCGGGGGCGACGGGCTACGGGCACCGCTCCAAGGACGTGGCCGCGGTGCGCGCGGAGGCCAAACTGCTCACCGGCTACCACGGCGCGGTGCACGACTCGACGGTCGCGTGGCTGGGCTCGCTGCGCGAGGACCGGCTGGACGACGTGGTCGACGAGGCGTGGGACCCGCCGGTGACCCTCGGGGTCCGGCTGGTCAGCATCCTGTCCGACGACCTCCAGCACGCCGGGCAGGCCGCGTTCATCCGCGGCGTCCTGGAGCGGCGTTAG
- the rnhA gene encoding ribonuclease HI yields the protein MQEDGPVVDIYTDGACSGNPGPGGWGAVLRYGRHEKELYGGEPGTTTNNRMELMAPIRALEALTRPSVVRVYTDSSYVRNGVTQWMPRWKTNGWQTASREPVKNADLWQRLDAAIGAHEVQWHWVKGHAGHPENERADKLAVRGAKEAAGRG from the coding sequence GTGCAGGAGGACGGGCCGGTCGTGGACATCTACACCGACGGCGCGTGCAGCGGGAACCCCGGGCCGGGCGGCTGGGGCGCGGTGCTGCGCTACGGGCGGCACGAGAAGGAGCTCTACGGCGGCGAACCCGGCACGACGACGAACAACCGCATGGAGCTGATGGCGCCGATCCGCGCGCTGGAGGCGCTGACGCGGCCCTCGGTGGTGCGGGTGTACACGGACTCGAGCTACGTCCGCAACGGCGTGACGCAGTGGATGCCGCGGTGGAAGACGAACGGCTGGCAGACGGCGAGCCGCGAGCCGGTGAAGAACGCGGACCTGTGGCAACGCCTCGACGCGGCGATCGGCGCCCACGAGGTGCAGTGGCATTGGGTCAAGGGGCACGCCGGACACCCCGAGAACGAACGAGCGGACAAACTGGCCGTGCGAGGCGCGAAGGAAGCCGCCGGGCGCGGGTGA
- a CDS encoding DNA/RNA non-specific endonuclease → MTSYPDRDAVEKRVHEREDERLRKIAILAEPFGLAKADDPGRVATRIDRLSRTRPDVRPVDPVAIAEGEEDALRDAGTVLERIIRTDDLLGVGYLEGGVRAAKAVGRISIRDDRGRLRGYGTGSLVSPELLLTNHHVLADAATAACSVVEFDYQDGADGLPLPVRLLALDPVRFFAADPGLDFALVAVRATAAELAPFGFNRLVEAEGKAIVGDFVTIVQHPNGERKQIALRENRIVDVLERFLHYETDTEPGSSGSPVFNDQWEIVALHHASVPAPEKGELGGVVNEGVRVSRLLAGLRARTFPPEQQALLAGVFGEPSPVVAAPVTEAIRIDPDYGNRAGYDPDFLAGHRVPLPELSPDLMPLAAVNRQATSEPKHVLPYHHFSAVLNKLRRLAFFTAVNIDGATSVRLRREKDKWSLDPRVPEEEQTGEPVYADNPLDRGHLVRRLDPAWGPSREAAKSANDDTFHFINCTPQHEDFNQNRTTWAGLEDYVLENADNRDLRVSVVTGPVFAADDDQYRGVQLPRQFFKVVAMVRQDGSLSATGYLLSQEQLLQGLEVAAAEFSYGAYRTFQVPVRRIAELTGLSFGPLGDADPLGQQESATTAKEVGGPADLVL, encoded by the coding sequence ATGACGTCCTACCCGGACCGCGACGCCGTCGAAAAGCGCGTGCACGAGCGCGAGGACGAACGCCTGCGCAAGATCGCCATCCTGGCCGAGCCGTTCGGGCTCGCGAAGGCCGACGACCCCGGCCGGGTCGCCACCCGCATCGACCGGCTGAGCCGGACCCGCCCGGACGTCCGCCCGGTCGACCCGGTGGCGATCGCGGAGGGGGAGGAGGACGCGCTGCGCGACGCGGGCACCGTGCTGGAGCGGATCATCCGCACCGACGACCTGCTCGGCGTCGGCTACCTCGAAGGCGGGGTGCGCGCGGCGAAGGCGGTGGGCCGCATCTCTATCCGCGACGACCGCGGCCGCCTGCGCGGCTACGGCACCGGATCGCTGGTATCGCCGGAGCTGCTGCTCACCAACCACCACGTCCTCGCCGACGCCGCGACCGCCGCGTGCAGCGTCGTCGAGTTCGACTACCAGGACGGCGCCGACGGCCTGCCGCTGCCGGTGCGGCTGCTCGCGCTGGACCCGGTGCGGTTCTTCGCGGCCGACCCGGGCCTGGACTTCGCGCTCGTCGCGGTCCGGGCCACCGCCGCGGAGCTGGCGCCGTTCGGGTTCAACCGGCTCGTCGAGGCCGAGGGCAAGGCGATCGTCGGCGACTTCGTGACGATCGTGCAGCACCCGAACGGCGAGCGGAAGCAGATCGCGTTGCGGGAGAACAGGATCGTCGACGTGCTGGAGCGTTTCCTGCACTACGAGACCGACACCGAACCGGGCTCCTCGGGCTCGCCGGTCTTCAACGACCAGTGGGAGATCGTGGCGTTGCACCACGCCAGCGTCCCCGCGCCGGAGAAGGGCGAACTCGGCGGCGTCGTCAACGAGGGGGTGCGCGTCAGCCGCCTGCTGGCGGGCCTGCGCGCCCGCACGTTCCCGCCCGAGCAGCAGGCCCTGCTGGCCGGTGTGTTCGGCGAGCCCTCGCCGGTGGTCGCCGCCCCCGTCACCGAGGCCATCCGCATCGACCCGGACTACGGCAACCGGGCCGGTTACGACCCGGATTTCCTGGCCGGGCACCGGGTTCCGCTGCCCGAGCTGTCACCGGACCTGATGCCGCTGGCGGCGGTGAACCGGCAGGCCACGAGCGAGCCGAAGCACGTGCTGCCCTACCACCACTTCAGCGCGGTGCTGAACAAGCTGCGCCGGCTCGCGTTCTTCACCGCGGTCAACATCGACGGCGCGACGAGCGTCCGCCTGCGCCGTGAGAAGGACAAGTGGTCGCTGGACCCGCGGGTGCCGGAGGAGGAGCAGACCGGTGAGCCGGTCTACGCGGACAACCCGCTCGACCGCGGGCACCTCGTGCGCCGGCTCGACCCGGCGTGGGGGCCGTCGCGGGAAGCGGCGAAGTCGGCCAACGACGACACCTTCCACTTCATCAACTGCACGCCGCAGCACGAGGACTTCAACCAGAACCGCACGACGTGGGCTGGGCTGGAGGACTACGTACTGGAGAACGCCGACAACCGGGACCTGCGGGTCAGCGTCGTCACCGGCCCGGTGTTCGCCGCCGACGACGACCAGTACCGGGGAGTGCAGCTGCCGCGGCAGTTCTTCAAGGTGGTGGCGATGGTCCGGCAGGACGGCAGCCTCTCGGCCACCGGCTACCTGCTCAGCCAGGAACAGTTGCTGCAGGGCCTGGAGGTCGCGGCCGCCGAGTTCTCCTACGGCGCCTACCGCACGTTCCAGGTGCCGGTCCGGCGCATCGCGGAGCTGACCGGGCTGTCGTTCGGCCCGCTCGGCGACGCGGATCCGCTGGGGCAGCAGGAATCGGCGACGACCGCGAAGGAGGTCGGCGGGCCGGCGGACCTGGTCCTCTAG
- a CDS encoding STAS domain-containing protein: protein MAPPETRPAPVAQGAIPVPRSIQPPDAGAFTVEVSQPAPHTLLVQVGGDVDLAAAPELSQAIGHRFRGPVTLLVLDLSEVTFLGTAGLTVLVETQQAAARRGAALRVTGTGARPVERALRAAGMLHSLPAANEPAEDIVLRHVAEQNAGRAPW, encoded by the coding sequence ATGGCTCCTCCGGAAACCCGCCCCGCCCCGGTCGCGCAGGGGGCCATCCCGGTTCCGCGATCGATCCAGCCCCCGGACGCCGGCGCGTTCACGGTCGAGGTCTCCCAGCCCGCGCCGCACACCCTCCTCGTCCAGGTCGGCGGCGACGTCGACCTGGCCGCCGCCCCCGAGCTGTCCCAGGCCATCGGTCACCGCTTCCGCGGCCCGGTGACCCTGCTGGTGCTGGACCTGTCCGAGGTCACCTTCCTCGGCACGGCCGGGCTGACGGTGCTCGTGGAGACCCAGCAGGCCGCCGCGCGCCGCGGCGCCGCCCTGCGGGTCACCGGCACCGGCGCCCGCCCGGTGGAACGCGCGCTGCGCGCGGCGGGGATGCTGCACAGCCTGCCCGCCGCCAACGAGCCCGCCGAGGACATCGTGCTGCGGCACGTCGCGGAGCAGAACGCCGGGCGGGCGCCCTGGTGA
- a CDS encoding helix-turn-helix domain-containing protein codes for MAEGRVVGGAGLQTLERGLAVLEAVAEHAPCTTATIAEVTGLHRSIAYRVLCTLEAHGYLQRDPAGRYEVGLAVLTVASAVRSDPQSLAHSALTPVAEATGTVAFLAVPHGEEALTLVTVEPPAAAGPVSYRRGVYHPITRGAPGIGALAVPVALRAGRVASACVLFVPGRLGEEAALTGLHAAAAQLAGR; via the coding sequence ATGGCAGAAGGCAGGGTCGTCGGCGGCGCGGGCCTGCAAACACTCGAACGGGGGCTTGCCGTGCTCGAGGCCGTCGCCGAGCACGCCCCGTGCACGACGGCGACGATCGCCGAGGTCACCGGCCTGCACCGGTCGATCGCCTACCGCGTCCTGTGCACGCTGGAGGCGCACGGGTACCTGCAGCGCGACCCGGCGGGCCGCTACGAGGTGGGCCTGGCCGTGCTCACCGTCGCCTCGGCCGTGCGCTCGGACCCGCAGTCGCTGGCGCACTCCGCGCTCACGCCGGTCGCCGAGGCCACCGGGACCGTCGCGTTCCTCGCCGTCCCCCACGGCGAGGAGGCGCTCACGCTGGTCACCGTCGAACCACCGGCCGCGGCCGGCCCGGTGTCCTACCGGCGGGGCGTCTACCACCCGATCACCCGTGGCGCGCCCGGCATCGGCGCGCTCGCGGTGCCCGTCGCGCTGCGGGCCGGGCGGGTGGCGAGCGCGTGCGTGCTGTTCGTCCCCGGCCGCCTGGGCGAGGAGGCCGCGCTGACCGGCCTGCACGCCGCGGCCGCCCAGCTCGCGGGCCGCTGA
- a CDS encoding styrene monooxygenase/indole monooxygenase family protein, with the protein MQARAADDPAFCHAALVLFSRADRPFDELAAGPLLNTVAHHHPLLERERALGVYHWPAAEFGYRAHHHWIGGLRFTGWFTHPSCAVDHRVYLPGLAEDLAARGGHVEVREVGPRDLAALGRRHDLLVVASGRGALSGLFPRRPEHSPHDAPRRLVCAGLYTGIAPAEPAAVTIGVAPGQGELLEIPLLSRHGRVTALLFENVPGGDLAVLNELTRRRTRRCSARRSWRSRTSTTRRRPSACLATSPSPTHATCCRARSRPRCGRTSCRSATTGSPSRSATPTWWWTR; encoded by the coding sequence TTGCAGGCCCGCGCCGCCGACGACCCTGCCTTCTGCCATGCCGCCCTCGTACTGTTCTCTCGTGCCGACCGGCCCTTCGACGAGCTGGCGGCCGGACCGCTGCTCAACACGGTCGCCCACCACCACCCGCTGCTGGAGCGCGAGCGGGCGCTCGGCGTGTACCACTGGCCCGCGGCGGAGTTCGGATACCGGGCACACCACCACTGGATCGGCGGCCTCCGCTTCACCGGCTGGTTCACCCACCCGTCGTGCGCCGTCGATCACCGCGTCTACCTGCCGGGGCTGGCCGAGGACCTGGCCGCGCGCGGCGGGCACGTCGAGGTGCGCGAGGTCGGCCCGCGAGACCTGGCCGCGCTGGGCCGGCGGCACGACCTGCTCGTCGTCGCGTCCGGCCGCGGCGCGCTGAGCGGCCTGTTCCCGCGCCGCCCCGAGCACAGCCCGCACGACGCGCCACGGCGGCTGGTGTGCGCCGGCCTGTACACCGGCATCGCGCCGGCGGAACCGGCCGCGGTCACCATCGGCGTCGCGCCGGGGCAGGGCGAGCTGCTGGAGATCCCGCTGCTGTCCCGGCACGGCCGGGTGACCGCTCTGTTGTTCGAGAACGTGCCGGGCGGCGACCTCGCGGTCCTGAACGAGCTGACCCGGCGGAGGACCCGGCGCTGTTCCGCAAGACGGTCGTGGAGAAGCCGCACGAGTACCACCCGGCGACGGCCGAGCGCGTGCTTGGCGACTTCGCCCTCACCGACCCACGCGACCTGCTGCAGGGCGCGGTCACGCCCGCGGTGCGGGAGGACTTCCTGCCGCTCGGCGACGACAGGTTCGCCCTCGCGCTCGGCGACGCCCACGTGGTGGTGGACCCGGTGA
- a CDS encoding cupin domain-containing protein has product MGQGANIAAYSAAVVAAEIAAETVYDEVFCRRVARAREEVPLGASAWTNLVLDPPPWRLRPPGPAVARAGHPAARASTTGGTSTPARPLEAAAPEPSFRGEVRIDRLGSTPVSRVDAGLHRVRRTKAMINASERGYYELGLQVRGSCLLVQDGGEALLGPGDLALYDTDRPYTLAFGEPTSMAVFMFPRERLRLGAGERGRSWGSPSAATTSRVRCCRRCSGGWCTGWVAPRRRDRWPTPCWTCWPRC; this is encoded by the coding sequence ATGGGGCAGGGCGCGAACATCGCCGCCTACAGCGCGGCCGTGGTCGCCGCGGAGATCGCTGCCGAAACCGTCTACGACGAGGTGTTCTGCCGCCGGGTCGCGCGGGCGCGCGAGGAGGTTCCGCTGGGCGCGTCGGCGTGGACGAACCTGGTGCTGGACCCGCCGCCGTGGCGGCTTCGCCCACCCGGACCGGCAGTGGCGCGTGCTGGCCACCCGGCGGCGAGAGCCTCGACTACTGGCGGCACGTCCACTCCGGCGCGGCCGCTGGAGGCGGCCGCGCCGGAGCCGTCGTTCCGCGGCGAGGTGCGCATCGACCGCCTGGGCTCGACTCCGGTGTCCAGAGTGGACGCGGGCCTGCACCGCGTCCGCCGTACGAAAGCGATGATCAACGCGAGCGAGCGCGGCTACTACGAGCTGGGCCTGCAGGTGCGCGGCAGCTGCCTGCTCGTGCAGGACGGCGGCGAGGCGCTGCTCGGGCCCGGTGACCTCGCGCTGTACGACACCGACCGGCCCTACACGCTGGCCTTCGGTGAGCCGACCTCGATGGCGGTGTTCATGTTCCCGCGCGAGCGGCTGCGCCTCGGCGCCGGGGAGCGCGGCAGGTCCTGGGGCAGCCCATCCGCGGCGACGACGAGCCGGGTTCGCTGCTGTCGCCGCTGTTCCGGCGGCTGGTGCACCGGCTGGGTGGCGCCACGTCGCCGAGACCGCTGGCCGACGCCGTGCTGGACCTGCTGGCCGCGCTGCTGA